In a single window of the Osmia bicornis bicornis chromosome 7, iOsmBic2.1, whole genome shotgun sequence genome:
- the LOC114873484 gene encoding uncharacterized protein LOC114873484, whose product MEKLKPVKYVSKGVKIICPSPEELSVITNNIKCEKCGLVFKNEPRYRLHDLKVHQRKNLDKTIKENVQYHCPVESCIYAPKAERHFNSMKYLKQHYLKVHAKKTHACTLCDKSFSTEAAKEGHMRVCGIEFTCSCSKTYTSYEALLTHAKRSLHTVNNKYKNSLRRASSKTIRLILPTSQTEINKLITILPINQSENKISNHSNGTTQKLTSDIGVQTDEHRRNKRILSPSKHTNNSHCHNEKREISKQTQTNISQKIRQNVMSMETQTTAAPQTFKNTLRIQKHRKNSVSQNSDYTLLKEDLNLGNFTPSNLFPSSPLPLRHDDGLQDFWEDKNTSGTQTIPEKDMFEVLNDNVTQTEFETFYDHSTNPLIQCVPKSTVALMTLPYVEETSSVGGGYSFVSSNSISRSDPMLTDKTFDDRFSSIETQTEQAYSQSFFDSDTLTRSFTLSSTIETQTTNNLDNMELLYSNTCTQTCNEILPSDLGLSNIQTQTAWTQLEDTTVSTETQTKSLICETGCNIPISACRSWLSTQISHTETQTDLLSIFEGLQ is encoded by the exons ATGGAAAAACTGAAACCGGTAAAATATGTCTCGAAAGgtgttaaaattatttgcCCTTCGCCGGAAGAACTTAGCGTGataacaaataatattaaatgcGAAAAATGTGGACTCGTATTTAAAAATGAGCCACGATATCGTTTACACGATCTTAAAGTTCATCAACGTAAGAATTTAGATaaaacaataaaagaaaatgttcaGTATCATTGTCCTGTGGAGTCTTGTATTTATGCTCCAAAAGCCGAAAGGCATTTTAATAGTATGAAGTATCTTAAACAG catTATCTTAAAGTACATGCCAAAAAGACACATGCATGTACTCTTTGTGATAAAAGTTTTTCTACTGAAGCAGCTAAAGAAGGTCATATGAGAGTATGTGGAATTGAATTTACATGTTCATGTTCAAAAACTTACACTTCTTATGAGGCATTACTTACACATGCAAAAAGATCATTACATACTGTAAATAATAAgtataaaaattctttgaG gCGTGCAAGTTCAAAAACCATAAGATTGATTTTACCAACTAGTCaaacagaaataaataaattaattacaattttaccAATAAATCAGAGTGAGAATAAAATATCTAATCACAGTAATGGTACCACCCAGAAACTTACTTCAGATATAGGAGTACAAACAGATGAGCATAGAaggaataaaagaatattaagtCCATCAAAACACACTAATAATAGTCACTGTCATAATGAAAAACGTGAAATATCTAAACAGACTCAAACAAACATATCTCAAAAGATCAGACAGAATGTAATGTCTATGGAAACACAGACTACAGCAGCCCCACAGacatttaaaaatacattaaGAATACAAAAACATAGGAAAAACTCTGTATCACAAAATTCTGATTATACATTGTTGAAGGAAGACCTTAATCTTGGCAATTTTACACcttcaaatttatttcctaGCAGCCCACTACCGCTTCGTCACGATGATGGATTACAAGACTTTTGGGAAGATAAAAATACATCAGGTACTCAGACAATACCAGAAAAAGATATGTTTGAAGTTCTCAATGATAATGTTACTCAAACAGAATTCGAAACATTTTATGACCATAGTACAAATCCACTGATACAATGCGTTCCAAAAAGTACAGTTGCACTGATGACTTTACCTTATGTTGAGGAAACATCCTCAGTTGGTGGAGGATATTCTTTTGTGTCCTCAAATAGCATATCACGGTCAGATCCCATGCTTACAGACAAAACTTTTGATGACAGATTTAGCAGTATAGAGACTCAGACTGAACAAGCTTATTCACAATCGTTCTTTGATTCGGATACCTTAACTAGATCATTTACATTAAGTTCTACCATTGAAACACAAACCACAAACAATCTTGACAACATGGAACTACTGTACAGTAATACATGCACTCAAACTTGTAATGAAATACTACCATCTGATTTGGGATTATCAAATATTCAAACTCAAACAGCGTGGACTCAGCTCGAGGATACCACTGTATCCACCGAAACGCAAACAAAATCACTGATATGCGAAACGGgttgtaatataccgataAGTGCTTGTCGCTCCTGGTTAAGTACCCAAATTAGTCATACTGAAACACAAACTGATTTACTGAGTATTTTTGAAGGTCTtcagtaa
- the LOC114873491 gene encoding uncharacterized protein LOC114873491 isoform X1, whose product MMASRKKSNELSRPVSRNVRRHVGEVMFPSSSSSEEEITTGCRGCRNMSNEQFVKNRTERESQAGQDTSRSEENPFSFKHFLKNGSRTNYHNVGARPKIYSSPTPSPFNLEKDSTVYPRNPTELPDFVQDHLVIEQYYLNQEQKQQTISDVDNLPDFALNSVEQRQNRLRNESKKSESSASCDLPFDLTGSIDKGLSNRNQSVPNISSAHLNLPAFVRSSVDSVEHPESSGRFPLDLPIPVSESHPGSNITTRDCSGTNEANIPKSLPDFLNDGPIHNRTTLSAESGSIPNSVEPTERRLLLENERLRYELELAQKQISEKSERIQLLESELTSRRAVEHEETVHLEKAMEQVEDNLKRSTRRAVNAESTVSSLKKEIKSLTTELSLLRLENTELKAGLTAGNRNECGSSNADQTVKRLASDLRSAASSAEVSLRQLMSGVDNLRVLASALENVDRIEDRTKDFLPDFDEDNAAGPAL is encoded by the exons ATGATGGCGAGTCGTAAAAAAAGTAATGAATTGTCTCGACCTGTATCAAGAAACGTAAGGCGTCATGTCGGAGAAGTCATGTTTCCGTCATCTTCATCTTCCGAAGAAGAGATAACGACAGGATGTCGAGGTTGCAGAAACATGTCAAACGAGCAATTTGTTAAAAATCGTACTGAGAGGGAATCTCAAGCAG GACAAGACACATCACGAAGCGAAGAGAATCCTTTTagttttaaacattttttaaaaaatggttcACGAACGAATTATCACAATGTTGGGGCACGTCCAAAGATTTATTCTTCTCCAACACCAAGTccatttaatttagaaaaagattCTACAGTTTATCCTCGTAATCCAACTGAATTACCCGATTTTGTACAAGATCATTTGGTCATAGAACAATATTATTTGAATCAGGAACAAAAGCAACAGACTATTTCAGATGTTGATAATCTTCCTGACTTTGCATTAAACAGTGTAGAGCAAAGGCAAAATAGACTTAGAAATGAGTCAAAGAAAAGTGAGTCCAGTGCTTCATGTGACCTTCCATTTGATTTAACTGGAAGCATAGATAAAGGGTTATCTAATAGAAATCAGTCAGTACCAAATATAAGTTCTGCTCATTTAAATTTACCTGCCTTTGTTAGATCTAGTGTAGACTCTGTTGAACATCCAGAATCATCAGGTA GGTTCCCATTAGATTTACCTATACCTGTATCTGAGTCTCATCCTGGTTCAAATATTACTACGAGAGACTGTTCTGGAACAAATGAAGCAAATATTCCAAAATCTTTACcagattttttaaatgatgGCCCTATTCATAATAGGACAACATTGTCAGCAGAGTCTGGATCTATTCCAAATAGTGTAGAGCCAACAGAAAGGAGG TTActattagaaaatgaaagattaCGTTATGAGTTAGAACTAGCTCAAAAACAAATCAGTGAAAAATCAGAAAG aATCCAATTATTAGAATCGGAATTAACATCTAGGAGAGCAGTGGAACATGAGGAAACAGTTCATCTTGAGAAAGCTATGGAACAAGTGGAAGATAATTTGAAACGTAGTACA AGAAGAGCGGTGAATGCTGAAAGTACTGTTTCAtcattaaaaaaggaaatcaaGTCGTTAACG ACAGAACTATCATTGCTACGATTAGAAAATACAGAATTAAAAGCTGGACTTACAGCGGGAAATAGAAACgaatgtggttcttcaaatGCTGATCAAACAGTAAAAAGACTAGCTAGTGACTTGAGAAGTGCTGCTTCATCAGCAGAAGTATCATTAAG GCAATTGATGTCCGGAGTGGACAATTTAAGAGTACTAGCTTCTGCACTTGAGAATGTAGATAGGATAGAAGACCGGACCAAAGATTTTTTACCGGATTTTGACGAAGATAATGCTGCTGGTCCTGCactttaa
- the LOC114873491 gene encoding uncharacterized protein LOC114873491 isoform X2, which translates to MMASRKKSNELSRPVSRNVRRHVGEVMFPSSSSSEEEITTGCRGCRNMSNEQFVKNRTERESQAGQDTSRSEENPFSFKHFLKNGSRTNYHNVGARPKIYSSPTPSPFNLEKDSTVYPRNPTELPDFVQDHLVIEQYYLNQEQKQQTISDVDNLPDFALNSVEQRQNRLRNESKKSESSASCDLPFDLTGSIDKGLSNRNQSVPNISSAHLNLPAFVRSSVDSVEHPESSGFPLDLPIPVSESHPGSNITTRDCSGTNEANIPKSLPDFLNDGPIHNRTTLSAESGSIPNSVEPTERRLLLENERLRYELELAQKQISEKSERIQLLESELTSRRAVEHEETVHLEKAMEQVEDNLKRSTRRAVNAESTVSSLKKEIKSLTTELSLLRLENTELKAGLTAGNRNECGSSNADQTVKRLASDLRSAASSAEVSLRQLMSGVDNLRVLASALENVDRIEDRTKDFLPDFDEDNAAGPAL; encoded by the exons ATGATGGCGAGTCGTAAAAAAAGTAATGAATTGTCTCGACCTGTATCAAGAAACGTAAGGCGTCATGTCGGAGAAGTCATGTTTCCGTCATCTTCATCTTCCGAAGAAGAGATAACGACAGGATGTCGAGGTTGCAGAAACATGTCAAACGAGCAATTTGTTAAAAATCGTACTGAGAGGGAATCTCAAGCAG GACAAGACACATCACGAAGCGAAGAGAATCCTTTTagttttaaacattttttaaaaaatggttcACGAACGAATTATCACAATGTTGGGGCACGTCCAAAGATTTATTCTTCTCCAACACCAAGTccatttaatttagaaaaagattCTACAGTTTATCCTCGTAATCCAACTGAATTACCCGATTTTGTACAAGATCATTTGGTCATAGAACAATATTATTTGAATCAGGAACAAAAGCAACAGACTATTTCAGATGTTGATAATCTTCCTGACTTTGCATTAAACAGTGTAGAGCAAAGGCAAAATAGACTTAGAAATGAGTCAAAGAAAAGTGAGTCCAGTGCTTCATGTGACCTTCCATTTGATTTAACTGGAAGCATAGATAAAGGGTTATCTAATAGAAATCAGTCAGTACCAAATATAAGTTCTGCTCATTTAAATTTACCTGCCTTTGTTAGATCTAGTGTAGACTCTGTTGAACATCCAGAATCATCAG GGTTCCCATTAGATTTACCTATACCTGTATCTGAGTCTCATCCTGGTTCAAATATTACTACGAGAGACTGTTCTGGAACAAATGAAGCAAATATTCCAAAATCTTTACcagattttttaaatgatgGCCCTATTCATAATAGGACAACATTGTCAGCAGAGTCTGGATCTATTCCAAATAGTGTAGAGCCAACAGAAAGGAGG TTActattagaaaatgaaagattaCGTTATGAGTTAGAACTAGCTCAAAAACAAATCAGTGAAAAATCAGAAAG aATCCAATTATTAGAATCGGAATTAACATCTAGGAGAGCAGTGGAACATGAGGAAACAGTTCATCTTGAGAAAGCTATGGAACAAGTGGAAGATAATTTGAAACGTAGTACA AGAAGAGCGGTGAATGCTGAAAGTACTGTTTCAtcattaaaaaaggaaatcaaGTCGTTAACG ACAGAACTATCATTGCTACGATTAGAAAATACAGAATTAAAAGCTGGACTTACAGCGGGAAATAGAAACgaatgtggttcttcaaatGCTGATCAAACAGTAAAAAGACTAGCTAGTGACTTGAGAAGTGCTGCTTCATCAGCAGAAGTATCATTAAG GCAATTGATGTCCGGAGTGGACAATTTAAGAGTACTAGCTTCTGCACTTGAGAATGTAGATAGGATAGAAGACCGGACCAAAGATTTTTTACCGGATTTTGACGAAGATAATGCTGCTGGTCCTGCactttaa
- the LOC114873491 gene encoding uncharacterized protein LOC114873491 isoform X3, whose product MMASRKKSNELSRPVSRNVRRHVGEVMFPSSSSSEEEITTGCRGCRNMSNEQFVKNRTERESQAGQDTSRSEENPFSFKHFLKNGSRTNYHNVGARPKIYSSPTPSPFNLEKDSTVYPRNPTELPDFVQDHLVIEQYYLNQEQKQQTISDVDNLPDFALNSVEQRQNRLRNESKKSESSASCDLPFDLTGSIDKGLSNRNQSVPNISSAHLNLPAFVRSSVDSVEHPESSGRFPLDLPIPVSESHPGSNITTRDCSGTNEANIPKSLPDFLNDGPIHNRTTLSAESGSIPNSVEPTERRLLLENERLRYELELAQKQISEKSERIQLLESELTSRRAVEHEETVHLEKAMEQVEDNLKRSTRRAVNAESTVSSLKKEIKSLTNYHCYD is encoded by the exons ATGATGGCGAGTCGTAAAAAAAGTAATGAATTGTCTCGACCTGTATCAAGAAACGTAAGGCGTCATGTCGGAGAAGTCATGTTTCCGTCATCTTCATCTTCCGAAGAAGAGATAACGACAGGATGTCGAGGTTGCAGAAACATGTCAAACGAGCAATTTGTTAAAAATCGTACTGAGAGGGAATCTCAAGCAG GACAAGACACATCACGAAGCGAAGAGAATCCTTTTagttttaaacattttttaaaaaatggttcACGAACGAATTATCACAATGTTGGGGCACGTCCAAAGATTTATTCTTCTCCAACACCAAGTccatttaatttagaaaaagattCTACAGTTTATCCTCGTAATCCAACTGAATTACCCGATTTTGTACAAGATCATTTGGTCATAGAACAATATTATTTGAATCAGGAACAAAAGCAACAGACTATTTCAGATGTTGATAATCTTCCTGACTTTGCATTAAACAGTGTAGAGCAAAGGCAAAATAGACTTAGAAATGAGTCAAAGAAAAGTGAGTCCAGTGCTTCATGTGACCTTCCATTTGATTTAACTGGAAGCATAGATAAAGGGTTATCTAATAGAAATCAGTCAGTACCAAATATAAGTTCTGCTCATTTAAATTTACCTGCCTTTGTTAGATCTAGTGTAGACTCTGTTGAACATCCAGAATCATCAGGTA GGTTCCCATTAGATTTACCTATACCTGTATCTGAGTCTCATCCTGGTTCAAATATTACTACGAGAGACTGTTCTGGAACAAATGAAGCAAATATTCCAAAATCTTTACcagattttttaaatgatgGCCCTATTCATAATAGGACAACATTGTCAGCAGAGTCTGGATCTATTCCAAATAGTGTAGAGCCAACAGAAAGGAGG TTActattagaaaatgaaagattaCGTTATGAGTTAGAACTAGCTCAAAAACAAATCAGTGAAAAATCAGAAAG aATCCAATTATTAGAATCGGAATTAACATCTAGGAGAGCAGTGGAACATGAGGAAACAGTTCATCTTGAGAAAGCTATGGAACAAGTGGAAGATAATTTGAAACGTAGTACA AGAAGAGCGGTGAATGCTGAAAGTACTGTTTCAtcattaaaaaaggaaatcaaGTCGTTAACG AACTATCATTGCTACGATTAG
- the LOC114873475 gene encoding alpha-1,2-mannosyltransferase ALG9, giving the protein MAPNQRQRQLFISKKELKKLNGRRFSKPEESSGTGLIYPGVDTAFKLLLSARFCSAIWSHITDCDETYNYWEPSHYLLYGTGQQTWEYSPQYALRSYTYLLIHMVPAKLYHYLLEPNPVLVFYFVRCLLSVGCALSEVYFYKNVCREFGIHIGRLTLVFLILSSGMYIASAAFLPSSFSMYLSTVATAAWYARQYELAIFATAISALLGWPFAALLGIPIAVEMLVQKQEWGQFIKWVIISGVVVLVPVVWIDSMYYGKLVIAPLNIITYNVFTNHGPNIYGTEPFSYYIYNGFLNFNFIFLGALWAPIGLFLVWLIVPARPRDRLCLSYWYSLAPLYLWFLVFFFQPHKEERFLFPVYPMICLAGAIAVDVIQKLYFFIRTKLSPLHIAYHYLQYTAHITFFAILICGLLGISRSLALYKGYYAPMEVMIDANKLGLEGEIPKDMYINFCVGKEWHRFPSSFFFPSNNWKLQFLKSEFKGQLPQPFLDHENATSVIQPYFNDMNREEPTRYFNANKCHFVLDLDIDIETELEPNYSRLTDNFTIIKSAKFLNSAKSHQFFRAFYVPFVSHKFCTYGSYNLLQNIKLKTIPLLSKDKHTKS; this is encoded by the exons ATGGCGCCGAATCAACGTCAACGTCAgctttttatttcaaagaaagaattaaaaaagttaaatgGCAGAAGATTTTCAAA ACCAGAAGAATCCTCTGGTACTGGTCTTATTTATCCTGGTGTGGATACAGcatttaaattacttttatcaGCTAGATTTTGTTCAGCTATATGGAGTCATATAACAGATTGTGATGAGACCTATAATTATTGGGAACCT AGTCATTATTTACTTTATGGTACTGGCCAACAAACATGGGAATACAGTCCACAATATGCATTAAGATCATATACATATTTGTTAATTCATATGGTACCAGCAAAACTCTATCATTATTTGTTAGAGCCTAATCCTGTTCTAGTATTCTATTTTGTAAGATGCCTATTATCTGTGGGTTGTGCATTATCTGAAGTATACTTTTATAA aaatgtATGCAGAGAATTTGGAATTCATATAGGAAGATTAACATTAGTATTCCTTATACTAAGTTCTGGCATGTATATTGCTAGTGCTGCATTTTTGCCATCTTCTTTTTCAAT GTATTTAAGTACCGTAGCTACAGCAGCTTGGTATGCCCGTCAATATGAATTAGCCATTTTTGCTACTGCTATATCTGCCCTATTAGGATGGCCATTTGCTGCACTACTTGG AATACCAATTGCAGTAGAAATGTTAGTACAGAAACAAGAATGGGGTCAGTTCATAAAGTGGGTAATCATATCTGGTGTAGTAGTTTTAGTACCAGTAGTATGGATTGATTCAATGTATTATGGCAAACTGGTAATAGCAccattaaatattataacatacaATGTGTTTACTAATCATGGACCAAATATTTATGGAACTGAACCGTTTAGTTACTATATTTATAATGGATTTCTgaactttaattttattttcctggGTGCACTTTGGGCTCCAATTGGATTG TTTTTAGTATGGTTAATTGTACCAGCACGACCGAGAGACCGTCTTTGTTTGTCTTATTGGTACTCTTTGGCACCATTATATCTTTGGTTTCTAGTATTCTTTTTCCAGCCTCATAAg GAAGAACGATTTCTATTTCCGGTTTATCCAATGATTTGCTTAGCTGGGGCCATAGCTGTGGATGTTATTCaaaaattgtatttctttATCAGAACAAAACTTAGTCCCTTACATATTGCTTATCATTATTTACAATATACTGCTCATATTACATTTTTTGCTATCTTAATATGTGGTCTCCTTGGTATATCAAGATCATTGGCACTATATAAAG GTTATTATGCACCAATGGAAGTAATGATTGATGCTAATAAACTTGGATTAGAGGGAGAAATACCTAAAGATATGTACATAAATTTCTGTGTTGGGAAGGAATGGCACAGATTTCCAAGTAGCTTCTTCTTCCCATCAAATAA TTGGAaacttcaatttttaaaatcgGAATTCAAGGGCCAGTTACCACAACCTTTCTTAGATCATGAAAATGCAACTAGTGTAATACAACCTTATTTCAATGATATGAACAGAGAGGAACCAACGCGCTAT TTTAACGCCAATAAATGTCATTTTGTGTTAGATTTGGACATTGATATTGAAACAGAATTAGAACCAAATTATTCTCGATTAACcgataattttacaataatcAAATCAgccaaatttttaaattccgCAAA gTCTCATCAATTTTTTAGAGCATTCTATGTACCCTTTGTGTCACATAAATTTTGTACATACGGCTCATATAATTTactacaaaatattaaacttaAAACGATCCCCCTTTTATCAAAAGACAAACATACAAAATCTTAA
- the LOC114873571 gene encoding 4'-phosphopantetheine phosphatase: METAEIEDEQTHIRPIKLPAAVEVFANLKNAQKFAIDIGLSLTKIAYYSTVSYRKALYEDTGLGNSGERAYKVHEGNRLHFVKFETRYIENCLDFVKENLVNVERFQGKSIKVTGGGAYKYTPLLQEKLGLTVDKEDEMTCLIKGCNFLLKNISCEAFEFERHGNPEYKFQKAGPNIFPYMLVNIGSGVSILKVESDKVFERVGGTATGGGTFWGLGSLLTKRKGFDELLQLAERGDHRNVDMLVKDIYGGDYSSQGLPGDLIAASFGKVVSYKGQPKFSEADLARSLLLTISNDIGQIASLYATVHKMDKVYFGGYFLRNHPLSMHTISYSIKYWSNGKVKPLFLRHEGYLGAIGAFLYGAEQSNEHSWLENYAGSSGFKDSISTNLGIKVDQLEIDQAENAVTFCPLLKDPSSYNPDTTDLAQDKEARDYWLQCFEESVDKFVARAIHSQPHSPTAKDRATKLKEKYVNRLHYLHLQPFAYGTLTVRVLLDTIEHCMKEFDFPDPYLHQKKQENEEALKHLKNRIIAIDYLEGADKIKALILGVLSGNMFDWGANAVATLMETTDFGFAEAQAKIPGRPWLQDDLDDWIDRLETGPPHKCAAIFVDNSGVDIVLGILPFARDLLLRGTKVILCANSMPALNDVTYPELVVTLRDAAKLCKVIRQALKENRLIAMETAQAGPCLDLSRLSLDLCLAMVKHNVDLIVLEGMGRTLHTNLHAKLTCECLKLAVVKNRWLALRLGGDMYAVICKYERPPQEIKIYDIEMKPTECPPECVETVTEICTCDIKK, encoded by the exons ATGGAAACGGCGGAAATCGAGGACGAACAAACTCATATACGTCCCATAAAATTACCAGCAGCTGTTGAAGTGTttgcaaatttgaaaaatgctCAAAAATTTGCCATTGACATTG GCTTATCATTGACAAAAATAGCTTACTATTCAACAGTTAGTTATCGCAAAGCATTGTATGAAGATACAGGATTGGGAAACAGTGGAGAACGTGCATACAAAGTGCATGAAGGGAATAGGCTTCACTTTGTTAAATTTGAAACAAGAtacattgaaaattgtttgGATTTTGTAAAAGAGAATTTAGTAAATGTTGAAAGATTTCAAGGTAAAAGTATTAAAGTAACTGGTGGAGGGGCATACAAGTATACTCCTTTGTTACAAGAAAAATTAGGCTTAAC gGTTGATAAAGAAGATGAAATGACATGTTTAATAAAAGGTTGCAATTTTTTACTTAAGAATATCTCATGTGAAGCATTTGAGTTTGAAAGACATGGCAATCctgaatataaatttcaaaaggCTGGTCCTAATATATTTCCATACATGTTAGTAAATATTGGTAGTGGTGTCAGTATTCTTAAA GTAGAGTCTGATAAAGTATTTGAAAGGGTTGGTGGGACAGCTACAGGGGGAGGAACATTTTGGGGATTAGGTTCTTTGCTGACAAAAAGGAAG GGCTTTGATGAATTACTGCAACTTGCAGAAAGAGGAGATCATCGAAATGTCGATATGTTAGTAAAAGATATTTATGGAGGTGACTATTCCTCTCAAGGATTACCTGGAGACCTTATTGCAGCCTCTTTTGGCAAAGTTGTGTCTTATAAAG gTCAACCTAAATTTTCGGAAGCCGATCTCGCGAGAAGTCTTTTACTTACGATAAGTAATGATATCGGACAAATAGCTAGTTTGTATGCAACTGTACATAAAATGGATAAAGTTTATTTCGGTGGTTACTTTCTACGTAATCATCCATTATCAATGCATACCATTTCGTATTCCATCAAATATTGGTCAAAT GGTAAAGTAAAGCCCCTATTTCTTCGTCACGAGGGTTACCTTGGTGCAATTGGAGCATTTTTGTATGGTGCTGAACAGTCTAATGAACATAGTTGGTTAGAAAATTATGCAGGATCGTCAGGTTTTAAAGATTCGATATCTACCAATCTCGGAATTAAAGTGGATCAGTTGGAAATTGACCAAGCAGAAAATGCTGTTACATTTTGTCCACTTCTAAAAGATCCCTCATCTTATAACCCTGATACAACAGACCTTGCTCAAGATAAGGAAGCTAG AGATTACTGGCTTCAGTGTTTTGAAGAATCAGTAGATAAATTTGTGGCAAGAGCTATTCATAGTCAGCCACATAGTCCAACTGCAAAAGATAGAGCaacaaaattgaaagagaaataTGTTAATAGACTGCATTACCTACATCTCCAACCATT CGCTTATGGAACACTTACTGTAAGAGTATTACTAGATACTATTGAACATTGTATGAAGGAATTTGACTTTCCTGACCCTTATTTGCAT CAAAAAAAGCAAGAGAACGAGGAAGCGTtaaaacatttgaaaaatcGGATAATAGCTATTGATTACTTGGAAGGAGCGGACAAAATCAAAGCTTTGATACTTGGAGTTCTAAGCGGTAATATGTTTGACTGGGGTGCTAACGCGGTAGCGACATTGATGGAAACCACCGACTTCGGTTTTGCTGAAGCTCAAGCAAAAATACCGG GTAGACCTTGGCTACAAGATGATTTGGACGATTGGATAGATAGATTAGAAACAGGACCACCCCATAAATGTGCCGCTATTTTTGTTGACAATAGCGGGGTTGACATAGTATTGGGAATTTTACCATTCGCAAGAGATTTGCTGTTACGAGGGACAAAG GTTATTCTGTGTGCTAATTCTATGCCAGCCTTGAACGACGTGACGTATCCAGAATTAGTTGTAACATTACGGGACGCAGCAAAATTATGTAAAGTTATTAGGCAGGCTCTAAAAGAAAACCGATTGATCGCTATGGAAACAGCTCAGGCTGGTCCTTGTCTGGACTTAAG CCGATTAAGTTTAGATTTATGTCTCGCTATGGTGAAACATAATGTCGATCTTATCGTACTCGAGGGAATGGGAAGAACCCTTCATACCAATCTTCATGCAAAACTGACCTGTGAATGTTTAAAATTAGCTGTCGTTAAAAATCGATGGTTAGCGCTACGATTGGGTGGGGATATGTACGCTGTAATATGTAAATACGAACGACCACCgcaagaaattaaaatatacgaTATAGAGATGAAACCGACGGAATGTCCACCAGAATGTGTAGAGACAGTAACGGAAATTTGCACCTgcgatattaaaaaataa